The following proteins are co-located in the Vanessa cardui chromosome 15, ilVanCard2.1, whole genome shotgun sequence genome:
- the LOC124535705 gene encoding G-protein coupled receptor moody-like, which translates to MELVQNKSDVFVNGSAFIYDADLASVELFKGYPDGLMKFATASCILFMVIGIPGNIITIVALARYEKVRNATAIFIMGLSCSDLLFCCFNLPLAASTFWHRSWTHGGLLCRMFPLARYALVAASLFTVLAITVNRYVMIAHPRLYPKLYKNRNIAIMLVFIWIVSFGVMIATWFEKWGRFGLDTNIGSCSILPDKKNRSPKKVLFLTAFILPCIAIILCYARIFFIVRKATKKSMNTNKRLPNPDELSSADTSSSASARITAEISSNYVMEQTIDLDIPLRTDQSPEIPRSTTFKLSTRDDVVRHPEDLRQEPTRLRRTALRKSMALLKLSLPTRKDRRLGTMIIAIMISFCLCHLPITITKVLREINPHPASNIAAYILLYLSSSINPVIYVVMSNEYRKAYKNLFRRRSRASLSLKEIRNQS; encoded by the exons ATGGAATTAGTACAGAACAAAAGTGACGTGTTTGTGAATGGTAGTGCGTTTATATATGATGCTGATCTGGCGTCAGTGGAACTATTCAAGGGTTATCCGGATGGACTGATGAAATTTGCAACAGCTAGCTGCATTCTCTTCATGGTGATTGGAATTCCAGGGAACATCATCACTATTGTCGCTCTGGCGCGGTACGAAAAa GTACGAAACGCTACGGCAATATTCATAATGGGTCTATCATGTTCGGACCTGCTCTTCTGCTGTTTTAATCTGCCGCTCGCCGCTTCCACCTTTTGGCATCGTTCTTGGACCCATGGCGGGCTACTATGCCGTATGTTTCCGCTAGCAAGATACGCCCTCGTTGCTGCCTCACTCTTCACTGTGCTGGCTATCACAGTCAACAGATATGTCATGATTGCTCATCCAAGATTATATCCTAA GTTATACAAGAATCGAAACATAGCAATAATGCTGGTCTTCATATGGATTGTGTCGTTTGGAGTGATGATAGCTACGTGGTTCGAAAAATGGGGTCGTTTTGGATTAGATACAAATATAGGATCCTGTTCTATTCTTCCAGATAAAAAGAACAGATCACCAAAGAAGGTTCTCTTTCTAACCGCTTTTATACTACCTTGTATAGCAATAATACTTTGTTATGCACGGATATTTTTCATCGTTCGTAAAGCGACGAAAAAATCTATGAACACTAACAAACGACTACCAAACCCTGATGAGCTGTCATCGGCTGATACGTCTTCCTCAGCATCTGCACGAATAACAGCGGAAATTAGTAGCAATTATGTTATGGAACAGACCATAGATCTTGATATACCACTAAGGACTGATCAAAGTCCGGAAATTCCACGTTCAACGACGTTCAAACTTAGCACGAGAGACGACGTCGTGAGACACCCTGAAGATTTAAGACAAGAACCAACTAGACTTCGAAGAACCGCACTAAGAAAATCGATGGCACTTCTCAAACTTTCGCTGCCAACGCGAAAAGATAGGAGACTGGGAACCATGATTATTGCTATAATGATATCATTCTGTTTGTGTCATTTACCTATTACGATAACAAAAGTATTACGCGAGATTAACCCCCACCCTGCCTCTAATATAGCTGCCTACATTCTCTTATATTTATCGTCTAGTATTAATCCTGTAATTTACGTGGTTATGTCAAATGAGTATAGAAAAGCCTACAAGAATTTATTCAGGCGGCGAAGCAGAGCTTCGTTATCTTTGAAGGAAATCAGAAATCAATCATAG